A window from Chitinophaga filiformis encodes these proteins:
- a CDS encoding efflux RND transporter periplasmic adaptor subunit produces the protein MQKHHMTGLLIASALLACRQKPGQGMETVIPHVTVVHPEIAPLTDTIIATGLITTIDQSDLSFKTGGTVEQVCVKEGDFVRKGQLLARLNTAEYKSQIDQVDYKISQHMRDIKRLQVLVKDTIATVEQLQNTETALAASRAQRDALAYNLAQTSIYAPADGVILKKQINRGEYKPSGALAFTLGSNDTDGNRHWMFKVSLSDRDRLRLKVNESAILTLDALPEHPIAGVVYRLSTIPDAVTLTYDCYIRFDPGQLPIVYGLTGKLLLPARNEQSYTLLPLEAVTQVNDGVGIIYTVSGQSIARRSTVKLLSIKQNKAVLYTTINPAERVIIAGNDGLEDGQQVQIENAR, from the coding sequence ATGCAGAAACATCACATGACCGGTTTGCTGATAGCATCAGCGCTATTGGCATGCCGGCAGAAACCCGGACAAGGGATGGAAACCGTCATCCCCCACGTCACAGTTGTGCATCCGGAGATCGCACCTTTAACCGATACGATCATTGCAACAGGTCTTATTACTACGATTGATCAATCAGATCTCTCCTTTAAAACCGGTGGCACGGTTGAGCAGGTATGCGTAAAAGAAGGCGATTTTGTCAGAAAGGGCCAGCTGCTGGCACGTCTGAACACAGCTGAGTATAAGTCGCAGATTGACCAGGTGGATTATAAGATCAGCCAGCATATGCGCGATATTAAACGTCTGCAGGTACTGGTGAAGGATACCATTGCCACGGTAGAGCAGTTACAGAATACGGAAACTGCATTGGCCGCCAGCAGGGCGCAAAGGGACGCGCTGGCCTACAACCTTGCGCAGACGTCTATTTATGCGCCGGCAGACGGTGTCATCCTGAAAAAACAGATCAATAGGGGTGAATATAAGCCCTCGGGAGCACTGGCCTTTACGCTGGGGAGTAACGATACTGATGGTAACAGGCACTGGATGTTTAAGGTCAGTTTGAGCGACAGGGACCGGCTAAGATTGAAAGTGAACGAGTCAGCCATACTTACCCTCGATGCATTGCCGGAGCATCCCATAGCCGGAGTGGTATACAGGCTGTCCACCATTCCTGATGCGGTTACGCTCACATACGATTGTTATATCCGCTTTGATCCCGGACAGCTGCCCATTGTATATGGACTTACCGGTAAACTGCTGTTGCCCGCAAGGAATGAACAGTCATATACATTGCTGCCATTGGAGGCGGTAACACAGGTAAATGATGGTGTAGGCATCATTTATACAGTGTCGGGACAGTCAATTGCCCGGCGGTCGACGGTGAAACTACTCAGCATAAAACAGAACAAAGCGGTGCTCTATACAACGATCAATCCGGCGGAGCGTGTTATCATAGCAGGTAATGACGGATTGGAAGACGGGCAGCAGGTACAAATTGAAAACGCCAGGTAA
- a CDS encoding TolC family protein, with translation MMNRAHSAGIVFFLVIIITTASAGAQDILESYCETGLRNNLTIHRLNSDYQNALWAFTESRRTAGPTVDYSAGYTKYIREPIDLAGGHTGEIADFLSQLQTSTIKNGKFYYPNPNQYSSAIQLTQNIYNRQNQYNRQVKEESSKAVASQLDDFKTELDAQIREAYFQYLQANELKQATGRSVKIAQDNVDGIQLQISQQKQTKEILYRAKADLSNKEAQYRDWENACMKAQFNFNFILNRSFDERILIDSAYLFQSQHSYLLNNTRDTAYTGYHASYLKHNADAAGLQQRAIRSQAITPVVQLKATGGISGSSINFNNKRLPYSTFELSLKWNLFNNGVNNSRAKQAYFQQQSLEAQYNSSLMQVALNERSAYSDIVTHLANYQSSQAAYNNADVYFRAVRSKFDLQMATILELLDAEEQLRQADANLIKWYYNLQFKLAGYQKTTGKKLKLE, from the coding sequence ATGATGAACAGGGCGCATTCAGCCGGAATTGTCTTCTTTCTTGTTATTATTATCACTACTGCCTCAGCCGGAGCGCAGGATATTCTTGAAAGCTATTGTGAAACAGGGCTGCGGAATAATCTGACTATACACCGGTTAAACAGCGACTATCAGAATGCCTTATGGGCTTTCACAGAAAGCAGGCGGACAGCCGGGCCCACGGTCGATTATTCCGCTGGTTATACGAAGTATATCAGGGAACCCATTGACCTGGCGGGAGGTCATACCGGCGAGATCGCAGACTTTCTCTCTCAGCTGCAGACGAGCACTATTAAGAACGGTAAGTTTTATTACCCGAATCCCAATCAATATTCATCAGCCATCCAGCTGACACAGAACATTTACAACAGGCAAAATCAATACAACAGGCAGGTTAAAGAAGAAAGCAGTAAGGCAGTTGCCAGTCAGCTGGATGACTTTAAAACAGAACTGGATGCGCAGATCAGGGAGGCATACTTTCAATATCTGCAGGCCAATGAGCTGAAACAGGCCACGGGCAGAAGCGTAAAGATTGCGCAGGATAACGTGGACGGTATTCAGTTGCAGATCAGCCAGCAGAAGCAGACGAAAGAGATCCTGTACAGGGCAAAAGCAGATCTGAGCAACAAGGAAGCGCAATACAGGGATTGGGAGAACGCCTGTATGAAAGCGCAGTTTAATTTCAATTTTATATTGAACCGCTCTTTTGATGAGCGTATTCTGATTGACTCTGCTTACCTGTTTCAATCGCAACACAGTTATCTTCTCAACAACACACGCGATACAGCATATACCGGATACCATGCCAGTTATCTCAAACATAATGCTGATGCCGCAGGCTTACAGCAAAGGGCTATCCGTTCCCAGGCAATAACGCCCGTTGTACAGCTGAAAGCGACCGGCGGCATCAGCGGGTCCAGTATCAACTTTAATAATAAAAGGCTGCCATACAGCACATTTGAGCTCTCCCTGAAGTGGAATCTCTTTAATAATGGTGTTAACAACAGCAGGGCAAAGCAGGCTTATTTCCAGCAACAGAGTTTAGAAGCGCAGTATAACAGTAGCCTGATGCAGGTAGCGTTGAACGAACGCTCGGCATATAGTGATATTGTTACCCACCTGGCCAATTACCAGTCATCGCAGGCGGCATATAATAATGCAGATGTCTATTTCAGGGCTGTCAGGTCAAAGTTCGATCTGCAGATGGCGACTATCCTGGAGCTGCTGGACGCCGAAGAACAGCTTCGTCAGGCAGATGCCAACCTCATAAAATGGTATTACAATCTTCAATTCAAACTGGCAGGCTACCAGAAAACCACAGGCAAAAAACTCAAGCTGGAATAA
- a CDS encoding LytR/AlgR family response regulator transcription factor codes for MKILIIEDEVNAAIDLQNMIMKQDPAFQIVAVKDSIDSSLEWLEQHEEPDLIFSDIQLADGLSFEVFQRHPITCPIIFTTAYDEYAIQAFELNSIAYLLKPTDEKKLVMSLQKIETFRANLARTNTPAPVGALNLEGLIRSVQASYKPYRTSLLISHKSKIFPLPVSDISCFMIKHGVTFVYTSAGKNYVVPQTLEDLEQCLDPAEFYRANRQYLVAFRAIKEIEQYLGRRVLIHIEVKVEEKIIVSKPRSSDFLSWMENR; via the coding sequence ATGAAAATTTTGATTATAGAAGACGAAGTGAATGCAGCCATTGATCTGCAGAACATGATCATGAAGCAGGACCCTGCATTTCAGATCGTAGCCGTCAAAGACAGTATAGACAGCAGCCTGGAGTGGCTGGAGCAGCACGAAGAGCCTGACCTTATATTTAGTGATATTCAGTTGGCCGACGGGCTAAGCTTTGAGGTTTTTCAGCGACATCCTATCACGTGCCCGATTATCTTTACGACGGCATATGATGAGTATGCGATCCAGGCTTTTGAGCTGAACAGCATTGCATATTTGCTGAAGCCTACAGATGAGAAGAAGCTTGTTATGAGTTTGCAGAAAATAGAAACCTTCCGTGCTAATCTGGCCAGGACGAATACGCCGGCACCTGTTGGCGCGCTGAATCTTGAGGGCTTGATCAGGTCTGTTCAGGCCAGTTATAAGCCCTATCGCACAAGTTTGCTGATCTCTCACAAGAGTAAGATCTTTCCTTTACCCGTCTCTGATATATCATGCTTCATGATTAAACACGGAGTGACGTTTGTATATACATCTGCAGGAAAGAATTATGTCGTACCCCAGACATTGGAAGACCTCGAACAATGCCTTGACCCGGCTGAGTTTTACCGTGCCAACAGGCAATACCTGGTGGCATTCCGGGCTATAAAGGAAATAGAGCAATACCTGGGCAGACGTGTATTGATACATATCGAGGTGAAGGTAGAAGAAAAGATCATTGTCAGTAAACCCCGCAGTTCAGATTTTCTCTCCTGGATGGAAAATCGCTGA
- a CDS encoding sensor histidine kinase: MFLKIRKVRPAIAILNAIFIALITSGARHYGDYGDRDNLLTTSEIAALFLAGFVISLTSWIIIFTSFDFRISYKRWRIVEAALRFLLITIVTAAVYILILNYYRPVMVEYKSKFEEWSVLCQWGYYRCLLINVFILIIKFSTDNNIAKREALLKNEILLKENIVAKYEALKQQVNPHFLFNSLNSLKSLIMVHPERSVDFVIRLSDVYRYLLKHGVNGTVTLREELEFLQSYIFLLERRYETNLSIEIELPEPYLSSVIPPVSLQILVENAVKHNVVSAAKPLNVRIGIREDFIHVENDLQPRYSVEKSEKIGLATLDYRYRLLSDKGVRIEKKEKKFSVLLPLIYEV, encoded by the coding sequence ATGTTTCTAAAGATACGTAAGGTCCGTCCGGCGATCGCTATACTTAATGCGATCTTTATCGCGTTAATTACCAGTGGCGCCAGGCATTATGGCGACTATGGCGACCGGGATAATTTACTGACCACGTCCGAAATTGCGGCGCTCTTCCTGGCCGGTTTTGTCATATCATTGACTAGCTGGATCATTATTTTCACTTCCTTTGATTTCAGGATATCTTACAAACGCTGGCGCATTGTAGAGGCAGCCTTGCGCTTCCTGTTGATCACGATTGTGACGGCTGCTGTTTATATCCTGATATTAAATTACTACAGGCCCGTAATGGTGGAATACAAGAGCAAGTTTGAAGAATGGAGCGTGCTTTGTCAGTGGGGATATTACCGATGTCTCTTAATTAACGTCTTCATTCTTATTATCAAATTTTCTACGGACAATAACATTGCGAAGAGAGAGGCATTGTTGAAGAATGAGATACTACTGAAAGAGAACATTGTAGCTAAATATGAGGCCCTCAAGCAGCAGGTGAATCCGCATTTCCTGTTCAATTCACTGAATTCATTGAAGTCATTGATCATGGTGCATCCGGAAAGATCTGTTGATTTTGTGATCCGGCTTTCTGATGTATACCGCTATTTGTTAAAACATGGCGTTAATGGTACGGTTACATTGAGAGAAGAACTTGAATTCCTGCAGTCCTATATATTTCTTTTGGAGAGACGATATGAAACGAATTTATCAATAGAGATAGAGCTGCCTGAGCCTTATCTCAGCTCCGTTATACCGCCGGTAAGTTTACAGATCCTCGTTGAAAATGCAGTCAAACATAACGTGGTATCTGCGGCAAAGCCGCTTAATGTAAGGATCGGCATCCGGGAGGATTTTATACATGTCGAGAACGACCTGCAGCCACGTTATTCTGTTGAAAAATCTGAAAAGATAGGGCTGGCAACACTCGATTACAGGTATCGTTTGCTGTCTGACAAAGGCGTCAGGATCGAAAAAAAAGAAAAGAAGTTCAGCGTTTTGCTCCCCTTAATTTACGAAGTATGA
- a CDS encoding sialate O-acetylesterase → MQSRIQVLALLLIILLVGTSSQAQITLPKVFGDSMVLQRGVKIPVWGNASPGALVIGKLGNIQATAKADQQGKWQLKFPVFKAGGPYVLEVAESGKPASAIKLKEILIGDVWLASGQSNMEWQVQQAKDASREIANANFPEIRFLVVEHSKQVKPQPDIFAGKWKVCDTTSVKEFSAVAYYFARKIHHDQNIPVGIIQSTWGGTPIEAWTSREMLLTSPITKARTLSNDTLAPDREDFIQDSLNLIKFWYLIYNPQNNADKIVPAAEYNDADWTSVEMPKLIKDFRAGSYEGVAWLRKKMILPDSFLQKNLTINLGHPEMNYSLYFNGQEICKNVWNANPSHAYTIPARLVKSGENTIAVRIAMLWGGGGLNPADDIYITAGAARVSLAGKWLYKEDLETALPKIRNYQYYPTVLFNTMINPLIPYGIRGFIWYQGESNAGAAYDYRTLFPMLITDWRQRWQQGNLPFLFVQLANYMKARPLPAESEWAELREAQTMTLSLPNTGMACAIDIGEANDIHPKNKQEVGRRLALVANKMVYKQEGITSGPVYKHYRKEGNRIRLSFINTGAGFSTKDGKEVSGFAVAGEDKQFYWAKADIEGNEVVVYSDKVAAPVAVRYAWADNPECNLVNSAGLPAVPFRTDEWKGITQH, encoded by the coding sequence ATGCAATCGCGTATACAAGTATTGGCCCTGTTGCTGATAATACTTCTGGTTGGAACATCATCTCAGGCGCAGATCACTTTGCCGAAAGTATTTGGGGATAGTATGGTCTTGCAAAGAGGTGTCAAAATTCCGGTGTGGGGAAATGCAAGCCCCGGAGCCCTCGTTATTGGAAAACTTGGAAATATTCAGGCTACAGCGAAAGCCGATCAGCAGGGAAAATGGCAGCTTAAATTTCCGGTATTTAAAGCAGGAGGACCTTATGTACTGGAAGTTGCAGAATCAGGAAAACCGGCGTCTGCAATCAAACTAAAGGAAATTCTTATCGGCGACGTGTGGCTGGCTTCCGGCCAGTCAAACATGGAATGGCAGGTACAGCAGGCTAAGGATGCAAGTAGAGAAATTGCAAATGCCAATTTCCCGGAAATACGTTTCCTGGTGGTTGAACATAGCAAACAGGTAAAACCTCAACCCGATATTTTTGCCGGAAAATGGAAAGTTTGCGATACCACAAGTGTAAAGGAGTTTTCCGCGGTTGCCTACTATTTTGCCCGTAAAATTCATCATGATCAGAACATCCCGGTTGGCATTATTCAAAGTACCTGGGGAGGTACCCCAATAGAGGCATGGACAAGCAGGGAAATGCTGCTTACTTCGCCGATCACTAAAGCGAGAACGCTTAGCAATGATACCCTTGCTCCGGATCGTGAAGATTTTATACAGGATAGTTTGAACCTGATAAAATTCTGGTATCTTATATATAATCCGCAAAACAATGCCGATAAGATAGTGCCGGCCGCGGAGTATAATGATGCTGACTGGACAAGCGTCGAGATGCCGAAACTGATAAAGGATTTCCGCGCTGGTTCTTATGAAGGAGTGGCATGGTTAAGGAAAAAAATGATATTGCCGGATTCATTTCTGCAGAAAAATCTGACCATCAATCTTGGTCATCCGGAGATGAACTATTCACTTTACTTTAATGGCCAGGAGATCTGTAAGAATGTCTGGAATGCCAATCCTTCGCATGCCTATACCATCCCTGCCCGGCTGGTAAAGAGCGGCGAAAATACAATTGCTGTGAGAATCGCCATGTTGTGGGGCGGAGGTGGTTTGAACCCGGCCGACGATATTTATATTACGGCAGGTGCTGCCAGGGTTTCTTTAGCCGGCAAGTGGTTATATAAAGAAGATCTTGAAACTGCTCTCCCGAAAATACGCAACTATCAGTATTATCCTACAGTGCTGTTTAATACGATGATCAACCCCCTAATTCCTTATGGCATCAGGGGATTTATCTGGTACCAGGGTGAGTCCAATGCTGGCGCTGCCTATGACTACCGGACATTGTTTCCCATGCTGATCACGGATTGGAGACAACGCTGGCAGCAAGGCAATCTTCCATTTTTATTCGTTCAGTTGGCAAATTACATGAAAGCCAGGCCGCTTCCTGCTGAAAGCGAATGGGCAGAACTGAGAGAAGCGCAGACAATGACGCTTTCGCTGCCCAATACCGGTATGGCCTGCGCTATTGATATCGGAGAGGCGAATGATATCCATCCGAAGAATAAACAGGAAGTGGGGCGCCGCCTGGCATTAGTTGCCAACAAGATGGTGTACAAACAGGAGGGCATCACATCCGGTCCGGTGTATAAACATTACAGAAAGGAGGGCAATCGTATCCGCCTTAGTTTTATAAACACTGGTGCGGGTTTTTCTACGAAGGATGGAAAGGAAGTGAGCGGTTTTGCCGTTGCAGGTGAGGATAAACAGTTTTATTGGGCGAAAGCTGACATTGAAGGAAATGAAGTAGTGGTTTATTCAGATAAAGTTGCAGCCCCTGTGGCCGTGAGATATGCCTGGGCAGATAATCCGGAATGCAACCTCGTAAATTCAGCAGGATTGCCTGCTGTGCCGTTCAGAACAGATGAATGGAAGGGGATCACTCAGCATTAA
- a CDS encoding glycoside hydrolase family 97 protein → MIVLKRCSKHAVLLVGLLVGMNAWGTIAGNQLQAQQLAQLESPDKSIRLNVALSAAGEIQYGIQKSGVPVIQPSALGLTMKGHDFKQGMKLVMISKPARVTDSYQTKNAKKSNILYQANQLVASFANEKGEKMDIIFRLSNDGAAFRYSFPWIKNEETIIKEYSAFSFDKDARAWLQPMSEAKTGFEHCHPSYEEHYLQDIPVGTVSPLKSGWVYPALFKTNDTWVLITEAALDGTYCGTRLTNDSSSAVYSIGFADPREVFTDGGYLPKNNKPWLTPWRIITIGSLKTIAESTLGTDLAPAAVLKDIAFVKPGKASWSWINSKDDNITFDEQKKYIDYAHDMHWQYCLIDADWDTKIGYDKIAELSAYAKQKNVGLLLWYNSAGDWNTIKYHPKDVLLTKAGREKEFSRLQALGIKGVKIDFFGGDGQSMIQYYIDILNDAAKYKLLVNFHGATLPRGWEKTYPHLMTTEAIYGMEMVTFVQDAADQQASHCAMLPFTRNAFDPMDFTPMNLTGLTSSNCVRKTTPAFELALSVVFLSGIQHYAQSPEGMVKVPDDVKTFLRKLPDNWDDVRFLDGYPGKYVVIARRSGNRWYLAGINGEKNEKKISLDITSFKKSKATLFTDGSQDQLFSEKVLNTTKEKKLDLTLNANGGFVMVLE, encoded by the coding sequence ATGATAGTATTAAAAAGGTGTTCAAAGCACGCAGTTCTTTTAGTTGGGCTCCTCGTTGGCATGAATGCATGGGGAACGATAGCAGGCAATCAGTTACAGGCGCAGCAGCTTGCGCAATTAGAGAGTCCGGACAAGTCCATCAGGTTAAATGTAGCCTTATCCGCTGCAGGTGAAATTCAATACGGGATACAAAAGTCGGGCGTTCCGGTCATTCAGCCTTCGGCTTTGGGCCTGACAATGAAGGGACATGATTTCAAACAAGGCATGAAACTGGTCATGATATCAAAACCAGCGCGTGTAACAGATAGCTACCAGACGAAGAATGCCAAAAAAAGCAACATTCTTTACCAGGCCAATCAGTTGGTGGCGTCTTTTGCCAATGAAAAGGGTGAAAAAATGGACATCATTTTCAGACTGTCCAATGATGGTGCCGCTTTCCGGTATTCTTTTCCCTGGATAAAAAATGAAGAAACGATCATTAAAGAATATTCTGCATTTTCATTTGATAAAGATGCAAGGGCCTGGTTGCAGCCTATGAGTGAGGCTAAAACAGGGTTTGAGCATTGCCATCCGTCTTATGAAGAACATTATCTGCAGGATATTCCTGTTGGTACCGTATCGCCCTTAAAGTCAGGCTGGGTATATCCGGCATTGTTTAAAACAAACGATACATGGGTACTGATCACTGAAGCGGCGCTTGATGGCACTTATTGCGGCACAAGACTGACCAATGACAGTTCTTCTGCTGTTTATTCGATCGGTTTCGCGGATCCGCGGGAAGTGTTTACGGACGGTGGTTATTTACCAAAGAACAATAAACCCTGGCTTACACCCTGGCGTATTATAACGATCGGAAGTCTGAAAACAATTGCAGAATCAACATTGGGTACTGATCTGGCTCCGGCCGCAGTGCTGAAGGATATTGCTTTCGTGAAACCAGGGAAGGCCAGCTGGAGCTGGATCAATAGCAAGGACGATAATATCACTTTCGATGAACAGAAAAAATATATTGATTATGCCCATGACATGCATTGGCAATATTGCCTGATAGATGCAGACTGGGATACAAAGATCGGATATGATAAAATAGCGGAGCTGTCAGCCTATGCGAAGCAAAAGAATGTTGGATTGTTGTTGTGGTACAACTCCGCGGGTGACTGGAACACGATCAAATATCATCCTAAGGATGTGCTGCTTACGAAGGCGGGGAGGGAGAAAGAATTCAGCCGTCTGCAGGCCCTGGGCATTAAAGGCGTGAAGATCGATTTCTTCGGCGGCGATGGTCAAAGCATGATTCAATACTACATTGACATTTTGAATGATGCTGCAAAGTATAAGCTGCTGGTGAACTTTCACGGTGCTACATTGCCAAGAGGCTGGGAAAAAACATATCCCCATCTTATGACAACCGAGGCCATTTACGGCATGGAGATGGTAACATTTGTTCAGGATGCAGCGGATCAGCAAGCCAGTCATTGCGCTATGCTGCCGTTTACCAGAAATGCCTTCGACCCGATGGATTTTACGCCGATGAACCTTACAGGGCTTACGTCGTCTAATTGCGTCAGAAAGACTACTCCCGCCTTTGAACTGGCCCTTTCGGTTGTATTCTTATCGGGTATACAGCATTATGCCCAATCGCCTGAAGGAATGGTGAAGGTACCTGATGATGTGAAGACGTTTTTAAGAAAACTTCCCGACAACTGGGACGATGTGAGATTTTTAGACGGCTATCCGGGAAAATATGTTGTCATTGCGAGGAGAAGTGGTAATCGCTGGTATCTTGCCGGTATTAACGGAGAAAAAAATGAAAAGAAGATCAGCCTTGATATTACCTCATTTAAGAAGAGCAAGGCAACGCTGTTTACAGATGGTAGCCAAGACCAACTGTTTTCAGAAAAGGTCCTGAATACAACAAAAGAAAAGAAGTTGGATCTTACCCTGAATGCAAATGGTGGATTTGTAATGGTGCTTGAGTAA